AATGAGGTCCGGAGGCACCTTCCGGTCATGCTCGCCGCAGCCGCGCTGATGAAACGTACAATGCCGGAGCTCCAGTTCATCATGAGCGAACCGCCGTCTGCCTTCCGCAGGTTTATCGAGAACGCAATCGCCCGGAGCGCCGTCCACGTCGGGGTTATCAGGGAGAGTATCTACGAAGTCATACACGCATCGGACATTGTCCTGGTGGCGTCGGGGACCGCCACCCTGGAAACGGCCTGCGTGCTCAAACCCATGGTGATCATGTACAAGGTTGCCTGGCCGACCTATCTTCTGGCGCGCCTGCTGGTCAAGCTGCCCTACATAGGCCTGGTCAACGTCATCGCCGGGAGGAAGATCATGCCGGAATTCATCCAGCGCGACGCCACGCCCGCGCGCATCGCCGCCGCTGCGCTCGATTTCCTCGCCGATGGTGCCGGGTACTTGGCGGCGGTTGAAGCGCTCAGAGCAGTCCGAGCCCGCGTGGGCGAGGAGGGAGCGAGCGCACGGGCAGCGGAGGCGGTGCTGAGTGCGTTAAGAACGGTTTGAGCGGTGTGAGTCGTTTGAATTGTTTGAACGGCTCAAACTGCTCACACGGCTTAAGCGATTCAAACGGTTCTCGCAGTTCATCGCGCGCTGACGGAGTAAATCATGAGAGTGTATTTAAGACTCTTGCGGTATCTCAAGCCGTACAAGTGGAAGCTGATCGTGGCGATCCTCACCATGGTGATATTCACCCTGCTCCAGAGCGTCAGCATCATGTCGCTCGTCCCCATGGTGGACATAGTCTTCAGCGGGAAAAAGCTCGCCATCCCCGATAATGTGATTATCCCTTTCAAGGCCCACGTGGAGCATTTTGTGGATTACCTCAACTCCGTGAGGCGCTACCCGAACATGCTCAACATGATCGTGGTCTTCGTCCTCATCTGCACCTTTTTCAAAGGGCTCGCGGAGTACCTGCACGAGGTGATGCTCGAGTACGTGGGGCAGGGTGTATGCAAGGATATCCGCAACCAGCTCTATAGCCACATTCAGAGCCTCCCGATGGAATACTTTGACAAAAAGAGGACGGGGGAGCTCGTCTCTAGAATAAATTACGATGTGAGCTTCATCCTGGAAGCGATCTCGGGACGTTTTGCGAAATCGCTCATGGACTGCATCCAGCTCCCCGCGTACGCGGTTATCGCGGTGGCCATTCGATGGGAGCTGGCGCTCATCACGATGGTGGGACTCCCCTTCCTGCTGGCGCCGATCGGGATCGTGGGGCGCAAGGTGAGGCGCCTCACCAAGCGCGCCCAGGAGAAAGTCGCTGATATCTCCTCGATTCTCTTTGAGACCATCTCGGGTATCCAGGTGGTCAAGGCGTTTTGCATGGAGGGCTACGAGGGCCACCGGTTCAAGAAGGAGAACAGGATCCTCTTCCGAGTCATGGTGGCCACCATCAAGAAGGGGGCCATCCTCAGCCCCATCACCGAGTGGGGAGGGATGCTGGTCGTGGGTTTCCTCTGCTACTATGGAGCGAGGTTGATTATCATGGGAGATCTCACGGTCGGGCTGTTCGTGGTGTTCATCGCCTGCATGGCATCCATGGTCAAGCCGCTCAAGACCATTGGCAAGCTCAACGTCGGTTTTCAGAAGGCAATGGCGGCCGCCGATCGGATATTCCATCTCTTGGACACGAAGTCGAGCATGGGCGAGAAGGAAAACGCCATCGAGCTGCCGAAGATCCGCAGCGAGATCGTATTCGACCGGGTGAGCTTCGAATATAACCACGGTGAGGCGGAGGTGCTCAGGGAGATCAATCTCAAGGTGCGGGTGGGCGAGATCATCGCCATTGTGGGGCCGAGCGGTTCGGGGAAGACGTCTCTGGTGAGCCTCATCCCGCGATTCTATGACCCGACCGACGGGAGGGTGTGCATCGACGGCGTTGACCTCCGTGACGTCACGTTCATGAGCCTGAGGAGCCAGCTCGGCATCGTCACGCAGGAGACCATACTCTTCAATGACACGGTGAGGAATAACATCGCCTACGGGCAGGTGGAGGCCCCCTTTGACCAGATTGTGGACGCGGCGAAGATGGCGAACGCGCACGATTTCATCATGGCCATCCAGAACGGGTACGATTCCATGATCGGCGAGAAGGGAGAGATGCTCTCCGGGGGCGAGCGGCAGAGGCTCGCGATCGCGCGGGCGATTCTGAAGAACCCGGCCATACTCATTCTCGACGAGGCGACCTCCGCCCTTGACACGGAATCGGAGCGGCTCGTGCAGGATGCGATAGACAGGTTGATGCGCGGCCGGACGGTGTTTGTGATCGCCCATCGCCTCTCGACCATTACGCACGCCGACCGCATTATCGTGCTTGAAGAGGGCCGCATCGTTCAGACGGGGCGGCACGAGGAATTGCTCGCCCAGGAGGGCCTCTACAAGAAGCTCTACGATATGCAGTTCGCGCCGTAGCGCGCGGCACCTACGTCTGGGTACACGCAATGCCTTCCCTGAAAGAGAAATTGTTGCATCTCGTGCTCCGCTATTGCATCCCTTCTCTCATCAAACTCCTCGGGCGCAGCATGCGCTTCGAATGGATCAACGATGCACTCCCCCTCGAAAGGGCGAAGCGCGGCGAGAGCTGCATATTTTGTTTCTGGCACAACCGGCTCCTCCTCATGCCGTATGTGTATCAGCGCTATAGGGGGAAAAAGAATATGTGTGCCATGGCGAGCCGCAGCAGGGACGGGGAGTATATCAGCGACGTGCTGAAAGGCTTTGGCTTCGAGGTCGCGCGCGGCTCCAGTTCGCGCGGGGGAGACGCGGCGCTCATGGAAATGACCGCCAGTCTCGCTGAGGGCCTCGATGCGGCGATCGTACCCGATGGCCCCAAGGGCCCCTGCTATAAGGTTCAGCCAGGCGCGATCATGCTCGCGCAGCTCAGCGGGATCCCAATTATCCCTGCAAGCTTCGACGTCACGCGCAAGAAGAGACTCAAGAGCTGGGATCGTTTCATCATCCCCGCTCCATTCTCCAGAGGGGTGTTTATTTATGGGGATCCGCTATACGTTGATCATGATGCTGATGACGCGGCGAGGGAGAAGGCGAGGGAAAAATTGCAGGCGGCGATGCACGAACTCGATCAGAAGGCAGCATTCCTGCTGGGGATAGAGGCGGATGGACAACGGTAGCAAGTTGCTCGTTTCTGGTTGCTGATGTGAAACAAATGGAAGAACTAGTTTATAACCACGGATAAACACCACAGCCCACAGTGTAAAG
This genomic interval from Candidatus Auribacterota bacterium contains the following:
- a CDS encoding ABC transporter ATP-binding protein, translated to MRVYLRLLRYLKPYKWKLIVAILTMVIFTLLQSVSIMSLVPMVDIVFSGKKLAIPDNVIIPFKAHVEHFVDYLNSVRRYPNMLNMIVVFVLICTFFKGLAEYLHEVMLEYVGQGVCKDIRNQLYSHIQSLPMEYFDKKRTGELVSRINYDVSFILEAISGRFAKSLMDCIQLPAYAVIAVAIRWELALITMVGLPFLLAPIGIVGRKVRRLTKRAQEKVADISSILFETISGIQVVKAFCMEGYEGHRFKKENRILFRVMVATIKKGAILSPITEWGGMLVVGFLCYYGARLIIMGDLTVGLFVVFIACMASMVKPLKTIGKLNVGFQKAMAAADRIFHLLDTKSSMGEKENAIELPKIRSEIVFDRVSFEYNHGEAEVLREINLKVRVGEIIAIVGPSGSGKTSLVSLIPRFYDPTDGRVCIDGVDLRDVTFMSLRSQLGIVTQETILFNDTVRNNIAYGQVEAPFDQIVDAAKMANAHDFIMAIQNGYDSMIGEKGEMLSGGERQRLAIARAILKNPAILILDEATSALDTESERLVQDAIDRLMRGRTVFVIAHRLSTITHADRIIVLEEGRIVQTGRHEELLAQEGLYKKLYDMQFAP
- a CDS encoding lysophospholipid acyltransferase family protein, coding for MPSLKEKLLHLVLRYCIPSLIKLLGRSMRFEWINDALPLERAKRGESCIFCFWHNRLLLMPYVYQRYRGKKNMCAMASRSRDGEYISDVLKGFGFEVARGSSSRGGDAALMEMTASLAEGLDAAIVPDGPKGPCYKVQPGAIMLAQLSGIPIIPASFDVTRKKRLKSWDRFIIPAPFSRGVFIYGDPLYVDHDADDAAREKAREKLQAAMHELDQKAAFLLGIEADGQR